In Streptomyces sp. NBC_00878, a single window of DNA contains:
- a CDS encoding quinone-dependent dihydroorotate dehydrogenase has protein sequence MYKLFFRLVFKRMDPEQAHHLAFRWIRLAARVPVLRTFVAAVFAPRHEELRTEAFGLRMHGPFGLAAGFDKNAVAIDGMSMLGFDHVEIGTVTGEAQPGNPRKRLFRLVPDRALINRMGFNNEGSEAVARRLAARTAVFRTVVGVNIGKTKVVPEAEAAADYVKSAERLAAYADYLVVNVSSPNTPGLRNLQATESLRPLLTAVREAADRTVTTRRVPLLVKIAPDLADEDVDAVADLALELGLDGIIATNTTIAREGLGLTSEPAMVAETGGLSGAPLKARSLEVMRRLYARVGDRITLVGVGGIENAEDAWQRILAGATLVQGYSAFVYEGPFWGRAIHKGLAARLRTSPYATLADAVGADVRKTTV, from the coding sequence ATGTACAAGCTCTTCTTCCGGCTCGTGTTCAAGCGCATGGACCCCGAGCAGGCCCACCACCTCGCCTTCCGCTGGATCCGGCTCGCGGCCCGTGTCCCCGTCCTGCGGACCTTCGTCGCCGCCGTGTTCGCGCCCCGCCACGAGGAGCTGCGGACCGAGGCGTTCGGGCTGCGGATGCACGGGCCCTTCGGGCTCGCGGCGGGCTTCGACAAGAACGCGGTCGCCATCGACGGGATGTCGATGCTCGGCTTCGACCACGTGGAGATCGGCACGGTGACGGGGGAGGCGCAGCCGGGCAACCCCAGGAAGCGCCTGTTCCGCCTTGTGCCGGACCGCGCGCTGATCAACCGCATGGGGTTCAACAACGAGGGCTCCGAGGCCGTAGCAAGGCGTCTGGCGGCCCGTACGGCCGTCTTCAGGACCGTCGTGGGCGTCAACATCGGCAAGACCAAGGTCGTCCCGGAGGCCGAGGCCGCCGCCGACTACGTGAAGTCCGCCGAACGGCTGGCCGCCTACGCCGACTACCTCGTCGTCAACGTCAGCTCGCCGAACACGCCCGGGCTGCGCAACCTCCAGGCCACGGAGTCGCTGCGGCCGCTGCTGACCGCCGTCCGCGAGGCCGCCGACCGGACCGTGACCACGCGCCGCGTGCCGCTCCTGGTGAAGATCGCGCCCGACCTCGCCGACGAGGATGTCGACGCCGTCGCCGACCTCGCCCTGGAGCTCGGCCTGGACGGGATCATCGCCACGAACACCACCATCGCGCGCGAGGGGCTCGGTTTGACATCCGAACCCGCTATGGTCGCGGAGACCGGCGGACTCTCGGGCGCCCCGCTGAAAGCACGCTCCCTGGAAGTGATGCGCCGCCTCTACGCGCGCGTGGGCGACCGGATCACCCTGGTGGGCGTCGGCGGGATCGAGAACGCCGAGGACGCCTGGCAGCGGATCCTGGCGGGCGCCACTCTCGTCCAGGGCTACAGCGCCTTCGTCTACGAGGGCCCCTTCTGGGGCCGCGCCATCCACAAGGGCCTCGCCGCCCGCCTGCGCACCAGCCCGTACGCCACCCTCGCCGACGCGGTCGGCGCCGACGTAAGGAAGACGACGGTATGA
- the rpoZ gene encoding DNA-directed RNA polymerase subunit omega: MSSSITAPEGIINPPIDELLEATDSKYSLVIYAAKRARQINAYYSQLGEGLLEYVGPLVDTHVHEKPLSIALREINAGLLTSEAVEGPAQ, encoded by the coding sequence GTGTCCTCTTCCATCACCGCGCCCGAGGGCATCATCAACCCTCCGATCGACGAGCTCCTCGAGGCAACCGACTCGAAGTACAGCCTGGTGATCTACGCCGCCAAGCGCGCGCGTCAGATCAACGCGTACTACTCGCAGCTCGGTGAGGGCCTCCTTGAGTACGTCGGTCCCCTCGTCGACACGCATGTCCACGAGAAGCCGCTCTCGATCGCCCTGCGCGAGATCAACGCGGGTCTGCTGACGTCGGAGGCCGTAGAGGGCCCTGCGCAGTAG
- the coaBC gene encoding bifunctional phosphopantothenoylcysteine decarboxylase/phosphopantothenate--cysteine ligase CoaBC: MDKPKVVLGVSGGIAAYKACELLRRLTESGHDVRVVPTESALHFVGAATWSALSGHPVSTEVWSDVHEVPHVRIGQGADLVVVAPATADMLAKAAHGLADDLLTNTLLTARCPVVFAPAMHTEMWEHAATQENVATLRRRGAVVLDPAVGRLTGVDTGKGRLPEPSEIFEVCRRVLARGATEPDLAGRHVVVSAGGTREPLDPVRFLGNRSSGKQGYALARTAAARGARVTLIAANTGLPDPAGVDVVQVGTAVQLREAVLKAAPDADAVVMAAAVADFRPAAYAAGKIKKKDDQEPEPIVLIRNPDILAEISADRARPGQVVVGFAAETDDVLANGRTKLRRKGCDLLVVNEVGERKTFGSEENEAVVLGADGSETPVPYGPKEALAETVWDLVAHRFE, from the coding sequence GTGGACAAGCCGAAGGTCGTGCTGGGGGTCAGTGGCGGCATCGCCGCGTACAAGGCCTGTGAGCTGCTGCGCCGGCTGACCGAGTCGGGACACGACGTGCGCGTCGTACCGACGGAGTCCGCGCTGCACTTCGTCGGCGCCGCGACCTGGTCCGCGCTCTCCGGCCACCCGGTGTCCACGGAGGTCTGGTCGGACGTCCACGAGGTCCCGCACGTGCGCATCGGGCAGGGGGCCGATCTGGTCGTCGTCGCCCCCGCCACCGCGGACATGCTCGCGAAGGCCGCCCACGGCCTGGCCGACGACCTGCTGACGAACACGCTGCTCACCGCCCGCTGTCCGGTGGTCTTCGCCCCCGCCATGCACACCGAGATGTGGGAGCACGCGGCCACACAGGAGAACGTGGCGACACTGCGCCGCCGCGGCGCCGTCGTCCTCGACCCGGCGGTGGGGCGCCTGACCGGTGTGGACACGGGCAAGGGGCGGCTGCCCGAGCCGTCGGAGATCTTCGAGGTCTGCCGCAGGGTGCTCGCCCGTGGCGCGACCGAGCCCGACCTCGCCGGCCGTCATGTCGTCGTGAGCGCCGGGGGCACGCGCGAGCCCCTCGACCCGGTCCGCTTCCTCGGCAACCGTTCCTCCGGGAAGCAGGGGTACGCCCTCGCGCGCACCGCCGCCGCCCGGGGCGCCCGGGTCACGCTGATCGCCGCGAACACCGGCCTGCCGGACCCGGCAGGCGTCGACGTCGTACAGGTCGGGACCGCCGTGCAGCTGCGTGAGGCCGTGCTCAAGGCGGCGCCGGACGCCGACGCCGTGGTGATGGCGGCGGCGGTCGCGGACTTCCGGCCGGCGGCATACGCGGCCGGAAAGATCAAGAAGAAGGACGATCAGGAACCGGAGCCGATCGTTCTGATCCGTAATCCGGACATCCTCGCGGAGATATCGGCTGACCGCGCCCGCCCGGGTCAGGTCGTCGTCGGCTTCGCCGCCGAGACGGACGACGTGCTTGCCAACGGCCGGACGAAGCTACGGCGCAAGGGCTGTGATCTCCTCGTCGTGAACGAGGTCGGGGAGCGCAAGACCTTCGGCTCCGAGGAGAACGAGGCGGTGGTGCTGGGGGCGGACGGAAGCGAGACCCCGGTGCCGTACGGACCGAAGGAAGCCCTGGCCGAGACCGTGTGGGATCTCGTGGCGCATCGCTTCGAGTGA
- the gmk gene encoding guanylate kinase — MAATPRGTTPVPPDVRPRLTVLSGPSGVGKSTVVAHMRKEHPEVWLSVSATTRKPRPGEKHGVHYFFVSDEEMDKLIANGELLEWAEFAGNRYGTPRKAVLERLEAGEPVLLEIDLQGARQVRESMADALLVFLAPPSWEELVRRLTGRGTEPPEVIERRLEAAKIELAAEPEFDVTLVNTSVEDVARELLALMEVV, encoded by the coding sequence ATGGCTGCAACACCCCGGGGGACGACCCCCGTACCCCCGGACGTACGTCCGCGGCTGACCGTGCTCTCCGGCCCCTCCGGGGTCGGCAAGAGCACGGTCGTCGCCCATATGCGCAAGGAACACCCCGAGGTCTGGCTCTCCGTGTCGGCCACGACCCGCAAGCCACGCCCCGGGGAGAAGCACGGTGTCCACTATTTCTTCGTCAGCGACGAGGAGATGGACAAGCTGATCGCCAACGGCGAACTGCTCGAATGGGCGGAGTTCGCGGGCAACCGCTACGGGACACCGCGCAAGGCCGTGCTCGAACGGCTGGAGGCGGGTGAGCCGGTCCTCCTGGAGATCGATCTCCAGGGAGCCCGGCAGGTCCGCGAGTCCATGGCGGATGCTCTGCTGGTGTTCCTGGCTCCTCCCTCCTGGGAGGAGCTCGTGCGCAGACTCACCGGGCGGGGCACCGAGCCGCCCGAGGTGATCGAGCGCCGGCTGGAGGCCGCGAAGATCGAACTGGCCGCCGAGCCGGAGTTCGACGTGACCCTGGTCAACACCTCCGTCGAGGACGTGGCGCGTGAGCTGCTAGCCTTGATGGAAGTTGTTTGA
- the pyrF gene encoding orotidine-5'-phosphate decarboxylase, with amino-acid sequence MTEPFGSRLRRAMDERGPLCVGIDPHASLLADWGLNDDIAGLERFSRTVVEALADRVAVLKPQSAFFERFGSRGIAVLEKSVEEARAAGALVVMDAKRGDIGSTMAAYASAFLEKGSPLFSDALTVSPYLGYGSLKPAVDLARESGSGLFVLALTSNPEGGEVQHAVRPEDTALRNVGATMLAHLAEENAGETPMGSFGAVVGATLGDLSSYDLDINGPLLAPGIGAQGATPADLPGVFGAAVHRVVPNVSRGVLRHGPDIGSLRASSDLFAEQIRAAVAAA; translated from the coding sequence ATGACCGAGCCCTTCGGATCGCGGCTGCGCCGCGCCATGGACGAGCGGGGGCCGCTGTGCGTCGGCATCGACCCGCACGCCTCCCTGCTGGCCGACTGGGGCCTGAACGACGACATCGCGGGGCTCGAGCGCTTCAGCCGCACCGTCGTCGAGGCGCTGGCCGACCGGGTGGCCGTACTGAAGCCCCAGAGCGCGTTCTTCGAGCGCTTCGGGTCACGCGGCATCGCCGTACTGGAGAAGTCGGTCGAGGAAGCGCGGGCGGCTGGGGCGCTGGTCGTCATGGACGCCAAGCGCGGCGACATCGGCTCGACCATGGCGGCGTACGCCTCCGCCTTCCTGGAGAAGGGGTCGCCGCTCTTCTCGGACGCGCTCACCGTCTCGCCGTACCTCGGCTACGGATCGCTGAAGCCGGCGGTCGACCTCGCGCGGGAGAGCGGCTCGGGTCTGTTCGTGCTCGCCCTCACCTCCAACCCGGAGGGCGGCGAGGTGCAGCACGCGGTGCGCCCCGAGGACACCGCCCTGCGGAACGTGGGCGCGACCATGCTGGCGCATCTCGCCGAGGAGAACGCGGGGGAGACCCCGATGGGCTCCTTCGGAGCGGTCGTCGGCGCCACGCTCGGCGATCTGTCCTCGTACGACCTCGATATCAACGGCCCGCTCCTCGCGCCCGGCATCGGTGCCCAGGGGGCCACACCGGCCGATCTCCCGGGCGTGTTCGGCGCGGCGGTGCACCGGGTGGTCCCGAATGTCAGCCGGGGTGTTCTGCGTCACGGACCCGATATCGGCTCGCTACGCGCGTCATCGGACCTCTTCGCGGAGCAGATCAGGGCGGCTGTGGCGGCCGCGTAG
- a CDS encoding integration host factor produces the protein MALPPLTPEQRAAALEKAAAARRERAEVKNRLKHSGASLHEVIKQGQENDVIGKMKVSALLESLPGVGKVRAKQIMERLGISESRRVRGLGSNQIASLEREFGGGAA, from the coding sequence GTGGCTCTTCCGCCCCTTACCCCTGAACAGCGCGCAGCCGCGCTCGAAAAGGCCGCCGCGGCTCGCCGGGAGCGGGCCGAGGTCAAGAATCGACTCAAGCACTCCGGCGCCTCCCTTCACGAGGTCATCAAGCAGGGCCAGGAGAATGACGTCATCGGCAAGATGAAGGTCTCCGCCCTCCTGGAGTCCCTGCCGGGCGTGGGCAAGGTCCGCGCCAAGCAGATCATGGAGCGACTTGGCATCTCCGAGAGCCGCCGCGTGCGCGGTCTCGGCTCCAATCAGATCGCGTCTCTCGAGCGCGAGTTCGGCGGCGGTGCTGCCTGA
- the metK gene encoding methionine adenosyltransferase — MSRRLFTSESVTEGHPDKIADQISDTILDALLRVDPHSRVAVETLITTGLVHVAGEVTTKAYAPIAQLVRDKILEIGYDSSKKGFDGASCGVSVSIGSQSPDIAQGVDTAYEKRVEGDEDELDKQGAGDQGLMFGYATDETPALMPLPIHLAHRLSRRLSEVRKNGTIPYLRPDGKTQVTIEYDGDKAVRLDTVVVSSQHASDIDLDSLLAPDIREFVVEPELKALLDDGIKLDTEGYRLLVNPTGRFEIGGPMGDAGLTGRKIIIDTYGGMARHGGGAFSGKDPSKVDRSAAYAMRWVAKNVVAAGLATRCEVQVAYAIGKAEPVGLFVETFGTAKIDAEKIETAITEVFDLRPAAIIRDLDLLRPIYAQTAAYGHFGRELPEFTWEKTDRVDALRKAAGL; from the coding sequence GTGTCCCGTCGCCTGTTCACCTCGGAGTCCGTGACCGAGGGTCACCCCGACAAGATCGCTGACCAGATCAGCGACACCATTCTCGACGCGCTTCTGCGCGTGGACCCGCATTCCCGGGTCGCCGTCGAGACTCTGATCACGACCGGTCTGGTGCATGTGGCCGGTGAGGTCACGACCAAGGCGTACGCGCCGATCGCGCAGCTCGTGCGCGACAAGATCCTCGAAATCGGTTACGACTCCTCGAAGAAGGGCTTCGACGGCGCGTCCTGCGGCGTGTCGGTGTCGATCGGCTCGCAGTCTCCCGACATCGCGCAGGGCGTCGACACGGCGTACGAGAAGCGGGTCGAGGGCGATGAGGACGAGCTCGACAAGCAGGGCGCGGGTGACCAGGGCCTGATGTTCGGCTACGCGACGGACGAGACGCCGGCGCTGATGCCGCTGCCGATCCACCTCGCGCACCGTCTGTCGCGCCGGCTGTCCGAGGTCCGCAAGAACGGGACGATCCCGTACCTGCGCCCGGACGGCAAGACGCAGGTCACCATCGAGTACGACGGTGACAAGGCGGTCCGTCTGGACACGGTCGTGGTCTCCTCGCAGCACGCGTCGGACATCGACCTGGACTCGCTGCTGGCGCCGGACATCCGCGAGTTCGTGGTGGAGCCGGAGCTGAAGGCGCTGCTGGACGACGGCATCAAGCTGGACACCGAGGGCTACCGTCTGCTGGTGAACCCGACCGGGCGTTTCGAGATCGGCGGCCCGATGGGTGACGCGGGTCTGACCGGCCGCAAGATCATCATCGACACGTACGGCGGTATGGCCCGGCACGGCGGCGGCGCGTTCTCGGGCAAGGACCCGTCCAAGGTCGACCGTTCCGCGGCGTACGCGATGCGCTGGGTCGCGAAGAACGTGGTGGCCGCTGGTCTGGCGACCCGCTGCGAGGTCCAGGTGGCCTACGCGATCGGCAAGGCCGAGCCGGTGGGTCTGTTCGTGGAGACGTTCGGCACGGCCAAGATCGACGCCGAGAAGATCGAGACGGCCATCACCGAGGTCTTCGACCTCCGCCCGGCCGCGATCATCCGCGACCTGGACCTGCTGCGGCCGATCTACGCCCAGACCGCGGCGTACGGCCACTTCGGCCGTGAACTGCCCGAGTTCACCTGGGAGAAGACGGACCGCGTGGACGCCCTGCGCAAGGCCGCGGGTCTGTAG